The Streptomyces camelliae genome window below encodes:
- a CDS encoding PLP-dependent aminotransferase family protein: MDAMDRSTMPSAQGSKKRRPATAADSSADRTRASGAAVGSDFLQLDIGQAPPGGRTAWLADRLRSAIADGRLPVGARLPASRVLAEELRVTRGVVTEAYRRLAESGQIAGRGRLGTVVVAAPAAPRERARDAAEPGPAAGSAPKEAGAGPAFFGNVDREGVVDALRALPCRIDLSPGVPDLAAFPRAEWLRAERAVLGAVTPADFGYGDPRGAPALRRAVVGWLARNRGIRADPDEVVVVAGVAQALGLLGQLLRADGIRRIAVEDPGSLGARQQLEYSGHEIVPVPVDAGGLDVAALRAGGARAVVLTPAHQFPTGVVLDGERRRELLSWAADGGVVIEDDYDAEHRYDRPPVPALRSLLPDGVCYAGSVSKLLAPALRVGWLLVPADRLDALVTAKRYADLGNGILTQLVLARLMDSGELERHLRHVRLRHRRRRDAMLRAVEKHLPGARVHGAAAGLHLMVTFGEARGGARGGGFRDTDLAAAALARGVKAHPLSWHRINPGPPGLVLGYAAGPVHEIDEGIATIGTALRGLLP; encoded by the coding sequence ATGGACGCCATGGACAGGTCCACCATGCCCTCGGCCCAGGGGTCCAAAAAACGACGCCCGGCGACGGCGGCGGACAGCTCGGCGGACCGCACGCGGGCCTCAGGAGCGGCCGTCGGTTCGGACTTCCTCCAGCTGGACATCGGTCAGGCGCCGCCCGGCGGGCGCACCGCCTGGCTCGCCGACAGGCTGCGGTCGGCCATCGCCGACGGCCGGCTGCCGGTCGGAGCGCGGCTGCCCGCCAGCCGCGTGCTCGCCGAGGAACTGCGCGTCACCCGGGGCGTGGTCACCGAGGCCTACCGGCGGCTCGCCGAGTCCGGTCAGATCGCTGGTCGCGGCCGGCTCGGCACGGTGGTCGTGGCGGCCCCCGCCGCGCCCCGCGAACGCGCCCGCGACGCGGCGGAACCCGGGCCCGCAGCCGGCTCTGCGCCCAAGGAGGCCGGGGCCGGCCCCGCATTCTTCGGCAACGTCGACCGCGAGGGTGTCGTCGACGCGCTGCGCGCCCTGCCCTGCCGCATCGATCTCTCCCCGGGCGTCCCCGACCTCGCCGCGTTCCCCCGCGCCGAATGGCTGCGCGCCGAACGCGCCGTCCTCGGGGCCGTCACCCCTGCCGACTTCGGCTACGGGGACCCCCGGGGTGCCCCCGCCCTCCGCCGGGCCGTGGTCGGCTGGCTGGCCCGCAACCGCGGCATCCGCGCCGACCCGGACGAGGTGGTGGTGGTCGCGGGTGTGGCCCAGGCCCTGGGCCTGCTCGGGCAGCTCCTGCGGGCGGACGGGATCCGGCGCATCGCCGTCGAGGACCCCGGCTCGCTCGGGGCGCGCCAGCAACTGGAGTACAGCGGCCACGAGATCGTGCCCGTCCCCGTGGACGCGGGCGGCCTGGACGTCGCGGCGCTGCGTGCCGGAGGCGCCCGGGCGGTGGTGCTGACCCCGGCACACCAGTTCCCCACCGGGGTCGTCCTCGACGGGGAACGCCGCCGCGAACTGCTGAGCTGGGCGGCCGACGGCGGGGTCGTGATCGAGGACGACTACGACGCCGAGCACCGCTACGACCGCCCGCCGGTGCCGGCGCTGCGCTCGCTGCTGCCCGACGGTGTCTGCTACGCCGGCAGCGTCTCCAAACTGCTCGCGCCCGCGCTCCGGGTGGGCTGGCTCCTGGTACCGGCGGACCGGCTGGACGCCCTCGTGACGGCCAAACGCTACGCCGACCTCGGCAACGGCATCCTCACCCAGCTCGTCCTCGCTCGCCTGATGGACTCGGGTGAGCTGGAACGGCACCTGCGCCATGTCCGGCTGCGCCACCGCAGACGCCGGGACGCGATGCTGCGAGCGGTCGAGAAGCACCTGCCCGGCGCCCGCGTCCACGGGGCCGCCGCCGGCCTGCACCTGATGGTCACCTTCGGCGAGGCGCGGGGAGGTGCCCGCGGCGGCGGCTTCCGCGACACCGACCTGGCCGCGGCCGCGCTCGCCCGGGGCGTCAAGGCGCACCCACTGTCCTGGCACCGGATCAACCCCGGGCCGCCAGGCCTGGTCCTCGGCTACGCGGCAGGCCCTGTCCACGAGATCGACGAAGGCATCGCCACCATCGGCACGGCCCTGCGCGGCCTTCTCCCATGA
- a CDS encoding LamG-like jellyroll fold domain-containing protein translates to MASADRSARRRAPAAVALALGAGLLAAPAAPAQAAEMPRPAAHYTFDQDDLTSGTISDSSGNGLTATLVNGSTARSVEGADGGRALALPGGASASDGAYVRLPREVLGDASDLTVSARVKWSGDTSPWQRIFDLGTDTTKYLFTTPSNGDGVLRTAVTTGGGGAEAQVSGYAPLPADAWRTVTITLDTAARRVTTYLDGVAVSSAETSVRAKDLLDDAATAGGYIGRSFYQDPLLKGAIDDFTVWHAALSPEQVAGTVGAVPTLRQLSQTSFEARTTTGTAPSLPAAVRSSFSDGYDRDTPIAWDAVPPEKYARPGTFTVAGTAAGRAVQATVTVVREGELTVDLGSDTGAFHGGASGTLYGVYGPGVPTNNLIEGMGLRTVSTKAQDGPQHPGADALEVVKPLADSTDGDVYIYMTDIHRGFPYEWPGGTPQEKLRLYEEKVAKQVDQVLQLPARYRKNIIFVPFNEPEGNMFGTGEWSYDKVSWLTDPHDYFAAWDEVYKLIKGRMPGARIAGPNTSVLYDQVKGFLSHTLTAGTLPDVITWHELSHPEAVRQSVAKYRAWEKELFKGTDKEGTQLPVNINEYAFNYHTSVPGQMIQWVSAIEESKVDADIAYWNIDGNLSDSAVQSNRGNGQWWLLHSYASMSGHTVKVNPPFPGENYTMQGVASLDEDKRQARLLFGGSTGRGHITFAGVPRKLFGDRVHAWVKEIEWTGQIGDSSGPKLLTETNLKVGEDGTVSVDFGDGALPKLKESSAYEIVLSPAGQAKGTQAPPVRWQASYEAEDAAHTGSGYSKNGPEGSTRDVSKFYTSGGYDVGGLRTGSDVTLDFTVDVPEDGTYDLSVFANSLNTYDKVKEQGPTNVFLRVDGRTDSEQELYLPLGYKWVVWDHTDTEVRLTKGTHTLTLAAKSLDGKRATQGDAIVDRLTLSLPDASAATQVYEGELAWLGGGARPVYDLPKHIGTPATGSGAARLPKRGTATFWVYSPADREATLRVDTLGTADARLSVNGHDVLHVTHGRHAVAVSLSGGINKVTLTGGSSTTLVDRLTVTPTEGTLTTRTYEAQDAELTGSATLTPLSLATDGTAITGIGGNPGNDNTATFTVAADRTGLYALRIRYSNPEQSQATHYNPDPLARHADISVNGGETQRVSFPHTFHQNDFWELTVPVQLKKGQNTIAFRSEELPNFDGTTYASDTFPGILLRSRYAPLIDRITVAPYAREVG, encoded by the coding sequence ATGGCATCCGCTGACAGATCCGCCCGGCGCCGGGCCCCGGCCGCAGTGGCGCTGGCTCTCGGTGCGGGCCTGCTGGCCGCACCGGCCGCCCCCGCGCAGGCGGCCGAGATGCCCCGACCCGCCGCCCACTACACCTTCGACCAGGACGACCTGACCTCCGGCACCATCAGCGACAGTTCCGGCAACGGCCTGACGGCGACACTGGTGAACGGCTCCACCGCCCGGTCCGTCGAGGGCGCGGACGGCGGCAGGGCGCTCGCCCTGCCCGGCGGGGCGTCCGCCTCGGACGGCGCATACGTCCGGCTGCCCCGCGAAGTGCTGGGCGACGCAAGCGACTTGACGGTCTCGGCCCGCGTGAAGTGGAGCGGTGACACATCACCCTGGCAGCGGATCTTCGATCTGGGCACCGACACCACCAAGTACCTCTTCACCACCCCGTCCAACGGAGACGGGGTGCTGCGCACCGCCGTGACCACCGGCGGAGGGGGCGCGGAGGCTCAGGTCTCCGGGTACGCGCCGCTCCCCGCCGACGCCTGGCGGACCGTCACCATCACCCTCGACACGGCCGCCCGCCGGGTCACCACGTATCTCGACGGCGTGGCGGTCTCCTCCGCCGAGACGTCCGTCAGGGCCAAGGACCTGCTGGACGACGCGGCCACGGCCGGCGGCTACATCGGCAGGTCCTTCTACCAGGACCCGCTGCTCAAGGGCGCGATCGACGACTTCACGGTGTGGCACGCGGCGCTCAGCCCCGAGCAGGTGGCCGGTACGGTCGGCGCCGTGCCCACGCTGCGGCAGCTCTCGCAGACGTCGTTCGAGGCCCGTACGACGACGGGGACCGCCCCGTCCCTCCCGGCGGCCGTCCGCTCCTCCTTCTCCGACGGCTACGACCGTGACACGCCGATCGCCTGGGACGCCGTACCCCCCGAGAAGTACGCCCGGCCGGGAACCTTCACCGTGGCCGGAACCGCGGCCGGGCGCGCGGTGCAGGCGACCGTCACCGTGGTCCGCGAGGGCGAACTGACCGTCGACCTCGGCTCGGACACCGGCGCGTTCCACGGCGGCGCCTCCGGCACCCTGTACGGGGTGTACGGACCGGGCGTCCCCACCAACAACCTCATCGAGGGCATGGGCCTGCGCACGGTCTCCACCAAGGCCCAGGACGGCCCGCAGCACCCCGGTGCCGACGCGCTGGAGGTGGTGAAGCCGCTGGCCGACTCCACCGACGGCGACGTGTACATCTACATGACCGACATCCACCGGGGCTTCCCGTACGAGTGGCCGGGCGGCACGCCGCAGGAGAAGCTCAGGCTCTACGAGGAGAAGGTCGCCAAGCAGGTCGACCAGGTACTCCAACTACCCGCGCGATACCGGAAAAACATCATCTTCGTGCCGTTCAACGAGCCCGAGGGCAACATGTTCGGCACCGGCGAGTGGAGCTACGACAAGGTCAGCTGGCTCACCGACCCCCACGACTACTTCGCGGCCTGGGACGAGGTCTACAAGCTCATCAAGGGTAGGATGCCCGGCGCCCGCATCGCCGGGCCCAACACCAGTGTCCTGTACGACCAGGTGAAGGGCTTCCTCTCCCACACCCTGACCGCCGGCACCCTCCCGGACGTCATCACCTGGCACGAACTGAGCCACCCGGAGGCGGTGCGCCAGAGCGTCGCCAAGTACCGGGCATGGGAGAAGGAGTTGTTCAAGGGCACCGACAAGGAGGGCACCCAACTCCCCGTCAACATCAACGAGTACGCCTTCAACTACCACACCTCCGTCCCCGGCCAGATGATCCAGTGGGTGTCCGCGATCGAGGAGTCCAAGGTGGACGCCGACATCGCGTACTGGAACATCGACGGCAACCTCTCCGACTCCGCGGTGCAGTCGAACCGCGGCAACGGCCAGTGGTGGCTGCTGCATTCGTACGCCTCGATGAGCGGCCACACCGTGAAGGTGAACCCGCCGTTCCCCGGCGAGAACTACACCATGCAGGGCGTCGCCAGCCTGGACGAGGACAAGCGGCAGGCCCGGCTGCTCTTCGGCGGCTCCACCGGCCGAGGCCACATCACCTTCGCGGGCGTTCCCAGGAAGCTCTTCGGCGACCGTGTGCACGCCTGGGTGAAGGAGATCGAGTGGACCGGTCAGATCGGCGACAGCTCGGGCCCGAAGCTGCTCACGGAGACGAACCTGAAGGTCGGCGAGGACGGCACGGTGAGCGTCGACTTCGGCGACGGCGCGCTGCCGAAGCTGAAGGAGTCCTCGGCGTACGAGATCGTCCTCAGCCCGGCCGGACAGGCCAAGGGCACACAGGCCCCGCCGGTGCGCTGGCAGGCGTCGTACGAGGCGGAGGACGCCGCCCACACCGGGTCCGGCTACTCGAAGAACGGCCCGGAGGGCTCGACGCGCGACGTGTCGAAGTTCTACACCTCCGGCGGTTACGACGTGGGCGGCCTGCGCACCGGCTCGGACGTCACCCTCGACTTCACCGTGGACGTGCCCGAGGACGGCACCTACGACCTGAGCGTCTTCGCCAACTCCCTCAACACCTACGACAAGGTCAAGGAGCAGGGCCCCACCAACGTCTTCCTGAGGGTGGACGGCAGGACGGACAGCGAGCAGGAGCTGTATCTGCCGCTCGGCTACAAGTGGGTGGTCTGGGACCACACCGACACCGAGGTCCGCCTCACCAAGGGCACACACACCCTCACGCTGGCCGCCAAGAGCCTCGACGGCAAGCGTGCCACCCAGGGCGACGCCATCGTCGACCGCCTCACCCTGTCCTTGCCGGACGCGTCGGCGGCCACCCAGGTCTACGAGGGCGAACTGGCCTGGCTGGGCGGCGGGGCACGACCCGTCTACGACCTGCCGAAACACATCGGAACCCCCGCGACCGGCTCGGGCGCGGCAAGGCTCCCGAAGAGGGGGACCGCCACGTTCTGGGTCTACTCCCCCGCCGACCGCGAGGCCACCCTCAGGGTCGACACCCTGGGCACCGCGGACGCCCGGCTCTCCGTCAACGGACACGACGTACTGCACGTCACTCACGGCCGGCACGCGGTGGCGGTCTCGCTCTCCGGCGGCATCAACAAGGTGACCTTGACCGGCGGTTCGTCCACCACCCTCGTCGACCGTCTCACGGTCACACCCACCGAGGGCACGCTCACCACGCGGACGTACGAGGCGCAGGACGCCGAACTCACGGGCTCGGCCACCCTCACCCCGCTGTCCCTGGCCACCGACGGCACGGCGATCACCGGCATCGGCGGCAACCCCGGCAACGACAACACCGCGACCTTCACCGTCGCCGCGGACCGCACCGGCCTGTACGCGCTGCGCATCCGCTACTCCAACCCCGAGCAGTCCCAGGCCACCCACTACAACCCCGACCCGCTCGCCCGGCACGCCGACATCAGCGTCAACGGCGGCGAGACGCAGCGCGTCAGCTTCCCGCACACCTTCCACCAGAACGACTTCTGGGAACTGACCGTCCCGGTCCAGCTGAAGAAGGGCCAGAACACGATCGCCTTCCGCTCCGAGGAACTGCCGAACTTCGACGGCACCACGTACGCCTCGGACACCTTCCCCGGGATACTTCTCCGCTCCCGCTACGCTCCGCTGATCGACCGGATCACCGTGGCGCCGTATGCGCGGGAGGTGGGATGA
- a CDS encoding LacI family DNA-binding transcriptional regulator — translation MNIGEIARRAGVSRSTVSYALSGKRPVSDDTRRKIQQVIDELGYRPNASARALANGRTSTIGLVFPPAGNHYTGMQLDFIGSVVEAAAAYDYDVLLSPSGVDSDRSFQRLLGERRVDGAILMEIRLADDRVDHLAALDFPAVAIGRTARPENGWWVGLDHTALAAACVHHLADLGHRRVAFVNRPEQLLRAGYESAHRGLDGFTKAAAERGLTVRTYCCGDDAASGEACLEQILHDDPATTALVTLNEAALGGLYRGLAQAGRHVPRDFSVTGVVAGRWAETVTPQLTAADVPAAEMGRRAVELLVERLDHPDAPPRHHLLAPPISLRASTGPATAS, via the coding sequence GTGAACATCGGTGAGATCGCCCGGCGGGCCGGTGTCTCGCGCAGCACCGTGTCCTACGCGCTGAGCGGCAAGCGCCCGGTCTCGGACGACACCCGCCGGAAGATCCAGCAGGTCATCGACGAGCTGGGCTACCGCCCCAACGCCAGCGCACGCGCCCTGGCCAACGGCCGGACCAGCACGATCGGCCTGGTGTTCCCGCCCGCCGGCAATCACTACACCGGGATGCAGCTCGACTTCATCGGCAGCGTGGTGGAGGCCGCCGCGGCCTACGACTACGACGTGCTGCTGTCCCCGAGCGGCGTGGACAGCGACCGCTCGTTCCAGCGGCTGCTGGGGGAGCGGCGGGTCGACGGTGCCATCCTGATGGAGATCAGGCTGGCCGACGACCGGGTCGATCACCTGGCCGCGCTGGACTTCCCCGCCGTCGCCATCGGCCGTACCGCCCGTCCGGAGAACGGCTGGTGGGTGGGCCTGGACCACACCGCGCTGGCGGCGGCGTGCGTCCATCACCTGGCGGATCTCGGCCACCGCCGGGTCGCCTTCGTCAACCGTCCCGAACAGCTGCTGCGGGCGGGGTACGAGTCCGCGCACCGGGGCCTGGACGGCTTCACGAAGGCCGCGGCCGAGCGCGGGCTGACGGTGCGGACGTACTGCTGCGGGGACGATGCCGCGTCCGGCGAGGCCTGCCTGGAGCAGATCCTGCACGACGACCCGGCCACCACGGCCCTGGTCACGCTGAACGAGGCCGCGCTGGGCGGACTCTACCGAGGGCTCGCCCAGGCGGGCCGCCATGTGCCGCGCGACTTCTCCGTCACCGGGGTCGTGGCCGGCCGCTGGGCGGAGACGGTGACCCCCCAGCTCACGGCGGCGGACGTACCGGCGGCGGAGATGGGCCGGCGCGCCGTCGAACTCCTCGTGGAGCGGCTCGACCATCCCGACGCCCCGCCCCGGCACCACCTCCTGGCACCCCCCATCTCCCTGCGGGCCAGCACCGGGCCCGCTACGGCGTCCTGA
- a CDS encoding sugar ABC transporter substrate-binding protein, with protein MNSSSRHLRLTAAALTALAVAVGATACSSGSGSSGTAGAGSGTYTVWDPYPQFDKGSAWAKLLDQCGTKAGVTIKRTAFDTSDLGNKTLLAAQQGNAPDVLIVDNPVVSTLAEAGVLTTTEDNKLDTSKTDPNLLAAGQSGGKTYGTPIGANTLALYYNKKVLKEAGVDIATVKDWTSLTAALEKVKKAGKKGITFSAIGTEEGSFQFLPWFWGSGAKLTELDSPQAVSALSLWQGWLKNGYAPNSVLNNTQTTSWQEFASGDYAFSENGTWQLAGAKKAGLDYGVLPIPGTDGGTAAAPTGGEFVTVPVQKDTGRYTTSQKLVTCLTSTDNLYTTDTTLSYVAPTSEVQDRQVAADSGLKPWVAAVRTAKGRTSDDLGTKYPTISEQLWKAVQSALSGSKSPKDALTSAQAAVK; from the coding sequence ATGAACAGCTCCTCCAGACACCTCCGTCTGACCGCGGCGGCCCTGACCGCCCTGGCCGTGGCCGTCGGCGCCACCGCCTGCTCCTCCGGCTCGGGCAGCAGCGGCACCGCGGGCGCCGGCAGCGGTACGTACACCGTCTGGGACCCGTACCCGCAGTTCGACAAGGGCTCGGCGTGGGCCAAGCTGCTGGACCAGTGCGGCACCAAGGCGGGAGTCACGATCAAGCGGACCGCCTTCGACACCAGCGACCTGGGCAACAAGACGCTGCTGGCGGCGCAGCAGGGCAACGCCCCGGACGTCCTCATCGTCGACAACCCGGTGGTGTCGACCCTCGCCGAGGCGGGCGTGCTCACCACCACCGAGGACAACAAGCTGGACACCTCGAAGACCGACCCCAACCTGCTCGCGGCCGGCCAGTCGGGCGGCAAGACCTACGGCACGCCCATCGGCGCCAACACCCTCGCTCTCTACTACAACAAGAAGGTGCTGAAGGAGGCCGGGGTGGACATCGCCACGGTCAAGGACTGGACGTCGCTGACAGCGGCGCTGGAGAAGGTCAAGAAGGCGGGCAAGAAGGGCATCACGTTCTCGGCGATCGGCACCGAGGAGGGCAGCTTCCAGTTCCTGCCCTGGTTCTGGGGTTCGGGAGCCAAGCTGACCGAACTCGACTCCCCCCAGGCCGTGTCCGCCCTCTCCCTCTGGCAGGGCTGGTTGAAGAACGGCTACGCCCCCAACTCGGTGCTCAACAACACCCAGACCACCAGCTGGCAGGAGTTCGCCAGTGGCGACTACGCGTTCAGCGAGAACGGCACCTGGCAGCTCGCGGGCGCCAAGAAGGCCGGCCTCGACTACGGGGTGCTGCCCATCCCCGGCACCGACGGCGGCACCGCGGCGGCCCCGACCGGCGGCGAGTTCGTCACCGTCCCGGTCCAGAAGGACACCGGGCGCTACACCACCTCCCAGAAGCTCGTGACCTGTCTGACCAGCACCGACAACCTCTACACCACGGACACCACCCTGTCCTACGTGGCCCCCACCAGCGAGGTCCAGGACCGGCAGGTGGCCGCGGACTCCGGGCTGAAGCCGTGGGTGGCCGCGGTCAGGACGGCCAAGGGCCGCACCAGTGACGACCTGGGCACCAAGTACCCCACGATCTCCGAGCAGCTGTGGAAGGCCGTTCAGTCCGCACTCAGCGGATCCAAGTCGCCCAAGGATGCGCTCACTTCGGCGCAGGCCGCGGTCAAGTGA
- a CDS encoding carbohydrate ABC transporter permease → MKQTTHPPDHRSAPARNGAAAAPPPARGEQRRRPASTQWAAWGFLTPVTLYLALFYAYPLYRNIDLSLRNYTVRSFVQGDAPFTGLKNYRTVLDDPTFAPALLHTTVFTAVCLAFQYAIGLALAVFFNQHFRLSATLRALFLVPWLLPLIVSASTWSWMLNSESGIVNAALHAVGIGPVNWLTSPSWSLTSVIIANIWIGVPFNLVVLYSGLQSIPAGLYEAAALDGAGAWRRFWNITFPLLRPVSAITLLLGLVYTLKVFDIIWIMTKGGPADSSTTFATWSYQLGFGNLLPAFGPGAAVGNLLVVAALVFGLVYVRVQRKQALS, encoded by the coding sequence ATGAAACAGACGACACATCCGCCGGATCACCGTTCCGCGCCCGCCCGGAACGGGGCGGCCGCCGCCCCGCCCCCAGCCCGCGGCGAACAGCGCCGCCGGCCCGCCTCCACACAGTGGGCCGCCTGGGGATTCCTCACCCCGGTGACCCTCTACCTCGCGCTCTTCTACGCCTATCCGCTGTATCGCAACATCGACCTGAGCCTGCGGAACTACACCGTCCGGTCCTTCGTCCAGGGCGACGCGCCCTTCACGGGCCTGAAGAACTACCGCACCGTCCTCGACGACCCGACGTTCGCCCCGGCCCTGCTTCACACCACGGTGTTCACCGCCGTGTGCCTCGCCTTCCAGTACGCCATCGGGCTCGCCCTCGCCGTCTTCTTCAACCAGCACTTCCGGCTGTCGGCCACCCTGCGCGCCCTGTTCCTGGTGCCCTGGCTGCTGCCGCTGATCGTCTCGGCCTCCACCTGGTCGTGGATGCTCAACAGCGAATCCGGCATCGTCAACGCCGCCCTGCACGCCGTCGGCATCGGGCCGGTCAACTGGCTGACCTCGCCGTCCTGGTCACTGACCTCGGTGATCATCGCGAACATCTGGATCGGCGTCCCGTTCAACCTGGTCGTGCTCTACAGCGGTCTGCAGTCCATCCCGGCCGGCCTGTACGAGGCCGCAGCGCTGGACGGGGCGGGTGCCTGGCGGCGGTTCTGGAACATCACCTTCCCACTGCTGCGCCCGGTGTCCGCGATCACCCTGCTGCTGGGGCTGGTCTACACGCTCAAGGTCTTCGACATCATCTGGATCATGACCAAGGGCGGCCCGGCCGACTCCTCCACCACCTTCGCCACCTGGTCCTACCAACTCGGCTTCGGCAACCTCCTGCCGGCCTTCGGTCCGGGAGCGGCCGTCGGCAACCTGCTCGTGGTCGCCGCGCTCGTCTTCGGCCTGGTCTACGTCCGGGTGCAGCGAAAGCAGGCCCTGTCATGA
- a CDS encoding carbohydrate ABC transporter permease, producing MSRIRRRTWVKTTIGVVLTAIMLFPVYWMLNVSLTRDQDMRKSPPDLLPLHGTLAGYRTVLDEQLPYLGTSLVIGLGTVLLTVLLSAPAGYALAKLRPRGGGILSFVLLAAQMIPGIIMAMGFYAIYLQLGLLQSVPGLIVADSTLAVPFAVLIFTAFMSGIPSELLQAAQVDGARALRTFWSVVLPMSRNAVVTVSLFAFLWSWSDFVFASTLVNGGAHEPITLGIYHYIGNNNQQWNAIMATAVVASLPAAVILVLTQRYVAAGVTAGAVKD from the coding sequence ATGAGCCGCATACGCAGGCGTACGTGGGTGAAGACCACGATCGGCGTCGTACTGACCGCGATCATGCTCTTCCCGGTCTACTGGATGCTCAACGTGTCCCTCACCCGCGACCAGGACATGCGCAAGAGCCCACCGGACCTGCTGCCGCTGCACGGCACCCTGGCCGGTTACCGCACCGTCCTCGACGAGCAGTTGCCCTACCTCGGCACCAGCCTCGTCATCGGTCTGGGCACCGTCCTGCTGACCGTGCTGCTGTCCGCCCCCGCCGGCTACGCGCTGGCCAAACTGCGCCCGCGCGGCGGCGGCATCCTCAGCTTCGTGCTGCTGGCCGCGCAGATGATTCCCGGCATCATCATGGCGATGGGCTTCTACGCCATCTACCTGCAACTCGGGCTGCTGCAGTCCGTTCCCGGCCTGATCGTCGCCGACTCCACCCTGGCCGTCCCGTTCGCGGTGCTGATCTTCACGGCGTTCATGTCCGGCATCCCCAGCGAACTGCTCCAGGCCGCGCAGGTGGACGGGGCAAGGGCCCTGCGCACCTTCTGGTCCGTGGTGCTGCCGATGAGCCGCAACGCCGTCGTCACGGTGTCCCTGTTCGCGTTCCTGTGGTCCTGGTCCGACTTCGTCTTCGCCAGCACGCTGGTCAACGGCGGCGCCCATGAACCGATCACCCTCGGCATCTACCACTACATCGGCAACAACAACCAGCAGTGGAATGCCATCATGGCCACCGCCGTCGTGGCCTCGCTGCCGGCCGCGGTGATTCTTGTTCTTACTCAGCGGTACGTTGCGGCCGGCGTCACCGCCGGTGCGGTGAAGGACTGA